A segment of the Filifactor alocis ATCC 35896 genome:
TCGTCACTTACTTCAATATTTTCCGCTTTGCTGATTTCATCTAACACCAAACTGTTACGAACTTTTCTTTCTGCATCCGGTCTCATTTGACCTTTCAAATCCATCATATTTGATTTGGTATATTTGAAATAATCTTCCAATTGAAGCCCTTGATATTGTAGATTTTGACCAAACTCATGAGCCATGCTCTCTACTTCATTTTCTATCATAACATCCGGAACTTCTACTGTACTTGCCTCTACTGCTTTGTCGATGATTGCATTACGATATGCTGTTTCAGCACCTGCTTTTTTCGTTTCATACAATTTTGCACGAATATCTGCTTTTAATTCTTCCAAAGTTTCAAATTCACTAATATCCATTACAAAATCATCATCTAATTCCGGTAATTCTTTTTCTTTAATTTCATGTAATTTAACAGTAAACACTGCATCTTTTCCTTGTAGGTCTTCAGAATGATATTGTTCAGGGAATGTTACATTGATATCCTTTACTTCTTCTAAATTCATTCCCACAATTTGTGCTTCAAATCCTTCGATGAAAGAGTTAGAGCCTAATACTAGGGTATATCCTTCTCCTTTTCCTCCATCAAATGCCACGCCATCCACTTTTCCCTGAAAGTCGATTACAACGGTATCTCCGTCTTTTGCAGGGCGATCCTCAATAGCAACCATTCTTGCATTTTGTTCTCTCTTGATTTCTAAATCTTGATTCACTTCTTCATCTGTTACTTCTACTTCTTCTTTTTCAACTTGAAGTTCTTTGTATTCGCCAAGTGTTACCTCCGGTCTTACATATACTTGTACAGTAACATCGAAATCTTCTCCTGATTGAATCTCTCCCAATTCCTCAATTTCAGGTCTGGACACTACATCTAATTCATGGTCCTTAATTGCTTCGGTAAATATAACAGGGAACACTTCATTCAATGCCTCCTCATAGAATACACCCTCACCGTAGTAGGATTCAACAATTTTGCGTGGAGCTTTTCCTTTTCTGAATCCCGGGATTGCAAATCTTGTTCTATTTTTTTTGAAAACAGTATCAATTGCTTTTGCAAAATCTTCCCCTTTTACTGTCATTTTTAATGTTACTAAACTTTTTTCTTTTTTTAGAATTTCACTCATTTGTTTATTTCCTCCTAGGTTTATCTTAAAATATTTTAATTTTCTTATCAAAATTGATGCTCTTGGTAAGTGACTTGTTCCATCTCATCAAAATTAACTTCGTTTCTCTATATTTTCCATACACAACCCAGTTTACCATTCTACAAGCATACTAACCAAATAAGTATACCATAGTTTCTGATTTTTTTACATTATTTTTTTATTTCTTTTCCAACTTTTCTAAAGCTTAAATTGCAATATCAAATTGAACTAATTCCTCATTATCATCTAAAAGTCCTAAGTTATTTAGTTCTTCTATAAAAACTTCTATAGGAGTGCGGTAATTTAGGATTTTTCTTGGCAAATTGTTCATCCAATTCATTATCTTTATATAGTGTTCTTCTTCATAATCATTTAATGATTTTCCTTTCGGTAGAAATCTTCTGATTAGGCTATTGTGCTTTTCATTTGTTCCTCTTTCCTGGGGATTATTGGGATGACAGTAATAGATGTTTCCTATATATGTTTTTTCAAGTTCACATAATTTCGCAAACTCTAAGCCGTTATCACTTGTTATGCTTCTAAATATTTTTTGTGGTTCCTTCAATCTGTTCAATGTGTTCTTTAATGTTTCATTTACTATGGATGCTTTTCTTCTGTTTAATTTTAAGATTAGTTCCATTCGACTTTTTCTTTCTGTTATGGTTATTAATGATGCTTCTTCTTTGTTTTTCTTTGGTATTACTGTATCTATTTCCCAATTTCCAAATGTTTTTCTTGTTTCTATTTCTTGCGGTCTTTCTTCTATACTTTTTCCAAGTTTTCTTTTGTTTTCTTTTACTCGTTTTTTAGCCGGTTTTCTTTTCACTCTTAAGGGCAAATCAATAGATTTTATTCCTATTAGACCTATATCTACATAATTGTATAATGTCTTGGTGCAGACTCTTTGACCTTCATATAGCTTATTTAACTTTGCATATCCACAAATTGCATCTAACGACCATTTTTCTTCATTAAACTTTTGCTTTACAAAGTCTAAATATTTGCTACATTTCAAGGCTTTAAATTTCTTTTTGCAATTTTTTCGATTCTTCTCATATACTAACTTACCTGTATCCGGATAATATACTTGTACATCATGTATTCCTTTTATTTGAGTTACTGTACCTCTTTTTAACTCATTTCTTATGGTGTTGGATGCTCTACGAAGTTCTTTTGCTATTTTGTATGCTGAATATCCTTTATTATGCAGAAGTTGAATTTGTCCTCTTTCGAAATCGTTTAAATGTTTATTTTTTCTTGATAAATTGCAAAAAGAAATTGATGATTTGAAAACAGAACTTGAACAATTAGAGAAAGAACTGAATGGAGAACTGAAAATACCAGATGGTATTTTCAAATCAGATAATATCATTAAACCGAACAATGCACATAAAGGCATTTATGAAAAAATAAATGATAAAACCACTCCTGATGATACAAAAAAAACATCACCGCTTGAACAGGAAAAATTAGATAACACCATAACAAAAGAAGATTTGAAAAAGACAGGAATGCAAGCAGTCCGCTCTCTGGGCAAAGGCTACAATGTATTCGGAGAATACGGTTCCCTCACTGCTACCAAAGCTCCCGTATTTAATTTTGATAAAATTTTAGAATACAACTGGATTCAAGAAAAAAATCTTGGAAGCGACATTCATCAAAATACAATTATTTCCGAATCATTGCAGGAATATCAAACAGAAATGACCAACAAAGCCAAAATTGGCGGTAGTTACAAGTGTTTCTCCGGAAGTGTCGAAACAAAT
Coding sequences within it:
- the tig gene encoding trigger factor, which encodes MSEILKKEKSLVTLKMTVKGEDFAKAIDTVFKKNRTRFAIPGFRKGKAPRKIVESYYGEGVFYEEALNEVFPVIFTEAIKDHELDVVSRPEIEELGEIQSGEDFDVTVQVYVRPEVTLGEYKELQVEKEEVEVTDEEVNQDLEIKREQNARMVAIEDRPAKDGDTVVIDFQGKVDGVAFDGGKGEGYTLVLGSNSFIEGFEAQIVGMNLEEVKDINVTFPEQYHSEDLQGKDAVFTVKLHEIKEKELPELDDDFVMDISEFETLEELKADIRAKLYETKKAGAETAYRNAIIDKAVEASTVEVPDVMIENEVESMAHEFGQNLQYQGLQLEDYFKYTKSNMMDLKGQMRPDAERKVRNSLVLDEISKAENIEVSDEDLEKEYTKMAEQYKMEVEKVKELVGRTDVEVLKDNIRIQKTIDLLIASAK
- a CDS encoding IS30 family transposase; the protein is MSFCNLSRKNKHLNDFERGQIQLLHNKGYSAYKIAKELRRASNTIRNELKRGTVTQIKGIHDVQVYYPDTGKLVYEKNRKNCKKKFKALKCSKYLDFVKQKFNEEKWSLDAICGYAKLNKLYEGQRVCTKTLYNYVDIGLIGIKSIDLPLRVKRKPAKKRVKENKRKLGKSIEERPQEIETRKTFGNWEIDTVIPKKNKEEASLITITERKSRMELILKLNRRKASIVNETLKNTLNRLKEPQKIFRSITSDNGLEFAKLCELEKTYIGNIYYCHPNNPQERGTNEKHNSLIRRFLPKGKSLNDYEEEHYIKIMNWMNNLPRKILNYRTPIEVFIEELNNLGLLDDNEELVQFDIAI